One window of Methanogenium organophilum genomic DNA carries:
- a CDS encoding ABC transporter ATP-binding protein, with translation MGETILETIRLVRTYGGGVQALNGVSIRVPKGECTAIVGKSGSGKSTLMNIIGCLDAPTSGEVRIRGIPVDYTDTARLIDLRRNEIGFVFQQFNLIPHLSAQENVEYPLLFSYRPEKERQESAAALLARVGLEHRGSHYPGELSGGEQQRVAIARSLINGPAVVLADEPTGNLDSRTSDDILDLIYEINRTEGTTFLIVTHDADLGKRADRMITIHDGRVVD, from the coding sequence ATGGGAGAAACGATACTGGAAACAATCCGGCTTGTCCGGACCTATGGAGGCGGGGTGCAGGCACTGAATGGCGTCTCCATCCGGGTACCGAAAGGCGAATGCACCGCCATCGTCGGAAAGAGCGGGAGCGGTAAAAGTACACTTATGAATATTATCGGCTGCCTTGACGCCCCGACATCCGGGGAAGTTCGCATCCGCGGCATCCCGGTGGATTACACGGATACCGCCCGGCTCATCGACCTGCGGCGCAACGAAATCGGGTTCGTATTCCAGCAGTTCAACCTCATTCCCCACCTGAGCGCACAGGAGAATGTCGAGTATCCTCTGCTCTTCTCCTACCGCCCGGAGAAGGAGCGGCAGGAAAGTGCTGCTGCACTCCTTGCCCGTGTCGGGCTTGAGCACCGGGGCAGCCACTATCCCGGCGAACTCTCGGGAGGAGAGCAGCAACGGGTTGCCATCGCCCGGTCACTCATCAACGGGCCCGCGGTGGTCCTTGCAGACGAACCCACCGGCAACCTCGACTCACGTACGAGCGACGACATCCTCGATCTAATCTACGAGATCAACCGGACGGAGGGAACAACCTTTCTGATCGTCACGCATGACGCGGATCTTGGGAAGCGGGCCGACCGGATGATCACCATTCACGACGGCAGGGTGGTGGACTGA
- a CDS encoding DUF3344 domain-containing protein: MILMAVLLTAPATATYAGDRPLENVFHEDITGGYIYTTGNSTYSGTLAPGERWPAEMDVTLPKDAAPVYTRLFLYWAWSKDGQVATYPNLTPALTGADILGDSLTRYTDTKGFVSRNDFFSGMDAYTVTGLTGGDNPLTLTVTNTHPANATVVLQGAGILCVYEAGSGTSGTIWVNEGCDMLYSSYGVTPEMATATIIFPGEVEKGTTASATLHLVAPSAGYTSANTPDKNAIMVNRPAKSTMPEFFDRILSMLFPGYNGWEWSDGFSSDEVHQVGEDVRDITPYLQAEDNTVAVLDNGDYLLLTNGILWIERTAD, from the coding sequence ATGATTCTCATGGCCGTGCTCCTCACTGCACCGGCCACGGCTACCTATGCGGGTGACCGCCCGCTGGAGAATGTCTTTCATGAGGACATAACCGGCGGCTACATCTATACTACCGGAAACAGCACGTACAGCGGCACACTCGCCCCGGGAGAGAGATGGCCAGCGGAGATGGACGTCACCCTCCCCAAAGACGCCGCCCCGGTATATACCCGGCTCTTCCTGTACTGGGCATGGAGCAAAGACGGGCAGGTTGCCACGTACCCGAACCTTACTCCCGCACTGACGGGAGCGGACATCCTGGGCGATTCTCTCACCCGCTACACCGATACCAAGGGATTTGTCAGCAGAAACGACTTCTTCTCCGGCATGGACGCATACACCGTCACCGGCCTCACAGGAGGGGATAATCCCCTGACACTCACCGTCACGAACACCCACCCGGCGAATGCCACCGTGGTGCTGCAGGGGGCGGGCATCCTCTGCGTCTATGAGGCGGGGAGCGGTACGAGCGGTACAATATGGGTGAACGAAGGGTGCGATATGCTCTATAGCAGCTATGGCGTTACGCCGGAGATGGCCACCGCCACCATCATCTTCCCCGGTGAGGTGGAGAAGGGGACGACGGCATCCGCCACCCTGCATCTCGTCGCACCGTCAGCGGGGTACACCAGCGCCAACACCCCGGACAAAAATGCCATCATGGTGAACCGCCCGGCGAAAAGCACCATGCCCGAATTCTTTGATAGAATTCTCTCCATGCTCTTCCCCGGATATAACGGATGGGAGTGGTCGGACGGATTCTCCTCCGACGAGGTACACCAGGTAGGAGAAGATGTCCGGGATATCACCCCGTACCTGCAGGCGGAAGACAACACCGTCGCCGTACTGGACAACGGAGATTACCTGCTGCTCACGAACGGCATTCTATGGATTGAAAGGACGGCAGACTGA